Proteins from a single region of Thermotoga maritima MSB8:
- a CDS encoding sigma-70 family RNA polymerase sigma factor: MLKYRLRSKRVEELVEYAQAGFKEAIDLIVEKYYPMVVKIASQYFASWAEHEDIVQNGLVGLIKAIFYYDKTKSSFTSFAWRSVDSEIKSFLTYLNRKKNRMLSDAVNVDGMEKEEDDAPFEVPDSETDVARSAFSGIILETVLELLNEKEKEIFLRWLDGCSYSEIAKELGVNTKKVDNTVQKVKRMISGLG; this comes from the coding sequence ATGCTGAAATACAGACTGAGAAGTAAGAGAGTTGAAGAACTCGTTGAGTACGCGCAGGCAGGATTCAAAGAAGCCATCGACCTCATTGTTGAGAAGTATTACCCTATGGTTGTTAAGATCGCTTCCCAGTATTTTGCGAGCTGGGCCGAACACGAAGATATAGTTCAAAACGGCCTTGTGGGATTGATAAAGGCGATTTTCTATTACGATAAAACCAAAAGCTCTTTCACGTCTTTTGCATGGAGGAGTGTTGACTCCGAGATAAAGTCCTTTCTCACTTATCTGAACAGAAAGAAGAACAGGATGCTCTCAGACGCTGTGAACGTGGATGGTATGGAAAAAGAGGAAGATGACGCACCTTTTGAAGTGCCCGATAGCGAGACCGATGTTGCCAGAAGCGCATTTTCTGGCATAATTTTAGAAACAGTCCTTGAACTATTGAATGAAAAAGAAAAAGAGATCTTTCTCAGATGGCTTGATGGATGCTCATACAGCGAGATAGCGAAAGAGCTCGGTGTGAACACAAAGAAAGTTGACAACACGGTTCAGAAGGTGAAGAGAATGATTTCTGGATTAGGGTGA